In Cytobacillus oceanisediminis, the following proteins share a genomic window:
- a CDS encoding SDR family NAD(P)-dependent oxidoreductase: MMKTAAVLGATGGMGYALTEALCRRNIKTIAFARSEENLLNFKKDWGPNAVIHSGDALNENDVEKTVSEADAVFHAINIPYPDWDPTLSIILNNILQACRRHHKPFIYADNIYSYGLQSSPANEVSPKNPHTKKGKLRQTLIEMIKNSGVPYIIAHFPDFYGPQTGNTLLHYTLSQIIEKNKGMFVGKTNIPREFIFIKDGAEALAELALNGNSYGEVWNIPGAGTITGEEIASIVSHHLSRGVTFRPVHKWMVRAIGVFDPMMREYTELMYLNQKPVILDGSKYEARIGTLPKTPYEAGIKVTLDHLLNERNAAF; the protein is encoded by the coding sequence ATGATGAAAACAGCTGCAGTTTTAGGAGCAACAGGCGGTATGGGCTATGCTTTAACAGAGGCATTATGCCGCAGAAATATTAAAACTATCGCTTTTGCAAGGTCTGAAGAAAACCTGCTTAACTTCAAAAAAGACTGGGGACCAAATGCTGTTATCCATTCAGGCGATGCACTGAATGAAAATGATGTTGAAAAGACAGTGTCCGAAGCAGATGCTGTTTTTCATGCCATCAATATCCCTTACCCGGACTGGGATCCCACACTCTCAATTATCTTAAATAATATCCTGCAGGCTTGCCGCAGACATCATAAGCCTTTTATTTATGCTGATAATATATATTCCTATGGCCTTCAATCCAGCCCCGCTAACGAAGTTTCTCCCAAGAATCCGCACACAAAAAAAGGCAAGCTACGCCAAACCTTAATTGAGATGATAAAAAACTCAGGTGTGCCATACATCATTGCCCACTTCCCTGACTTTTACGGACCTCAAACAGGCAACACTCTCTTGCACTATACTCTCAGCCAGATTATTGAAAAGAATAAGGGCATGTTTGTCGGCAAAACCAATATACCCAGAGAATTCATTTTTATTAAAGATGGAGCAGAAGCGTTAGCCGAACTTGCATTGAATGGAAACTCATACGGTGAAGTCTGGAATATCCCTGGTGCAGGGACCATAACCGGGGAAGAAATAGCCAGTATTGTTTCTCATCATCTTAGTAGAGGCGTTACTTTCAGACCTGTCCATAAATGGATGGTTCGTGCCATCGGTGTTTTTGATCCCATGATGAGGGAATATACAGAATTGATGTATTTGAATCAGAAGCCTGTTATTTTGGACGGCAGTAAATATGAAGCGAGAATTGGAACTCTCCCTAAAACACCATACGAGGCTGGGATTAAAGTGACACTGGATCATTTACTAAACGAAAGGAATGCCGCATTCTAA
- a CDS encoding TetR/AcrR family transcriptional regulator, which yields MSPRKSAHDELTKEAIISVARDLFVKEGYSAASMRKIADTLQCSHGAIYYHFKNKAQLFYEIVEADFQKLDQVLDSVLGESADTNEQKLFSIFYGYIQFGLTHQKHYELMFLIRDDDVKSYLNEGPNKSYMHFAQAINSLAPRSLSIKDIWSVFLSLHGFVTHYCRSETTFEEVKELASSHAQFLIKAIF from the coding sequence ATGAGTCCAAGAAAATCAGCCCATGACGAACTAACAAAAGAAGCAATCATCTCTGTTGCACGTGACCTGTTTGTAAAGGAAGGATATTCAGCAGCATCCATGAGAAAAATTGCGGACACCCTTCAGTGCAGCCATGGTGCCATCTATTATCATTTCAAAAATAAGGCTCAATTATTTTACGAAATTGTTGAAGCCGATTTTCAAAAGCTCGATCAAGTCCTCGACAGTGTGCTGGGAGAATCTGCAGATACCAATGAACAGAAGCTTTTCAGCATTTTTTACGGGTATATCCAATTTGGGCTGACCCATCAAAAACATTATGAGCTGATGTTTTTAATTCGTGATGATGATGTGAAAAGCTATCTAAATGAAGGACCAAATAAAAGCTATATGCATTTTGCGCAAGCGATTAATTCACTCGCTCCAAGATCTCTTTCCATAAAGGATATTTGGTCTGTATTTCTAAGTTTGCACGGCTTTGTCACACATTATTGCAGATCGGAAACAACATTTGAAGAAGTGAAGGAACTCGCCTCTTCACATGCCCAATTTTTAATAAAAGCAATTTTTTAA
- a CDS encoding acyl-CoA thioesterase produces MSETKTCRESFTVKTSIVLPPDTNTYGTLFGGKLMAYIDDVAAIAAMRHGRRNVVTASTDSVDFLHPVYEGNSVCLEAFVTYTGRTSMEIFVKVIAEDLLTGDRNVCAMSFLTMVAVDEKGKPTPVPAVVPETDEEKSLYESAKERAEIRKRRRKDSEARAKKYGTGLPW; encoded by the coding sequence ATGAGTGAGACAAAAACATGCAGAGAATCTTTTACGGTAAAAACTAGCATCGTGCTTCCGCCAGACACGAATACATATGGAACACTATTCGGCGGCAAGCTGATGGCTTATATTGATGATGTGGCAGCCATCGCGGCGATGAGGCATGGAAGGAGAAATGTCGTAACCGCATCTACAGACTCTGTTGACTTTCTTCATCCGGTTTATGAAGGCAATTCAGTCTGCCTGGAGGCTTTTGTGACCTATACAGGCAGGACATCAATGGAGATCTTCGTAAAAGTAATTGCAGAAGACCTGCTGACCGGGGACCGAAATGTGTGTGCTATGTCCTTTTTGACAATGGTTGCGGTTGACGAGAAAGGAAAGCCGACCCCGGTGCCGGCGGTTGTGCCTGAGACAGATGAAGAAAAGAGCTTATATGAATCAGCAAAAGAACGTGCGGAAATTCGCAAAAGACGGAGAAAGGACAGTGAAGCCAGGGCAAAGAAATACGGTACAGGTCTGCCTTGGTAA
- a CDS encoding zinc dependent phospholipase C family protein produces MGSRVMHSIIANEIASRLKMEDRAAFLLGGVAPDVISPKDLSHFYKGNTDDYTRRIDYKSFLDKYRSKSHSPYILGYYTHLIADHVWLTGFYLSWLKNRMEKDEKVFTRYHNDFRLCNAKLSEHYGQVRFEMKSVKVPDLDEVSADQVSAFIPYVLKDFEYDKNDAEKPLEVFTFQQIIGYVETSVELGAAELKKLSIVKN; encoded by the coding sequence ATGGGATCTAGAGTGATGCATAGCATAATCGCCAATGAAATTGCATCCAGATTGAAAATGGAAGACAGAGCAGCTTTTTTACTGGGGGGAGTAGCGCCAGACGTTATTTCTCCCAAAGATCTTTCCCATTTTTACAAAGGGAATACGGACGATTACACGCGAAGAATAGATTATAAGAGTTTCCTTGATAAATACAGGAGCAAAAGTCATTCACCTTACATCCTCGGATATTACACCCACTTAATTGCAGACCATGTCTGGCTGACAGGCTTCTATCTTTCCTGGCTGAAAAACAGAATGGAAAAAGATGAGAAAGTCTTTACCCGCTATCATAATGATTTTCGCCTATGTAATGCAAAGCTGTCTGAACATTACGGCCAAGTTAGATTTGAGATGAAAAGTGTAAAGGTGCCAGATTTAGATGAGGTTTCTGCCGATCAAGTCAGTGCTTTCATTCCTTATGTTTTAAAAGACTTCGAATATGATAAAAACGACGCTGAAAAGCCCCTTGAAGTGTTTACATTCCAGCAGATCATCGGCTACGTGGAGACATCCGTGGAGCTGGGGGCTGCCGAGTTAAAGAAACTTTCAATTGTAAAAAACTGA
- the ggt gene encoding gamma-glutamyltransferase: protein MRRVLKASILMLLSILLVAGTMPLTGQAKKPKPDDGYGGYSQVDIGKDGMVASAHPLASKIGADVLKKGGNAIDAAVAVQLALNVVEPMMSGIGGGGFMMVYDGKTKETNIINSRERAPAGASPDMFLDENGKPIPFAERSTGGTAVGVPGTLKGLETALEKWGTRPMQQLIGPAIKLADKGFPIDSVLADAIADNQDKLGRTAAGKVFLPKGEPLEEGDRLVQKDLAKTLKMIRAGGTDAFYNGEIADALAGVVQGFGGSMTSEDLAGYEVTIDEPIWGDYQGYEIASMPPPSSGGVFLLQMLKILDDFNLSQYDLKSWEKYHLLAETMHLAYADRAVYAGDPEFVNVPVNGLLHPDYIKERQELISLDKVNKNPEAGDPWKYEEGEADYERAEQPNDSQYGETTHFSVTDRWGNVVSYTTTIEQVFGTGIMVPGYGLMLNNELTDFDAVPGGANEVQPNKRPLSSMTPTIVFEDGEPVLTVGSPGGPTIITSVLQTILYAIEYDMELKAAVEEPRIYTNNLNSYRFEEGIPSEAINELNGMGHNFGPNPTTIGNVQSILIDRDKGIFKGVADSSRNGAAIGVDLKGKGKRK, encoded by the coding sequence ATGAGAAGAGTTTTGAAAGCTAGTATTCTAATGCTTTTAAGTATTTTACTAGTTGCCGGAACCATGCCTTTAACCGGGCAGGCGAAAAAGCCAAAGCCTGATGATGGTTATGGCGGTTATAGCCAGGTTGATATCGGCAAGGATGGAATGGTGGCTTCAGCCCATCCGCTTGCGTCAAAAATTGGGGCGGATGTTTTGAAAAAGGGCGGTAATGCCATCGATGCGGCTGTCGCTGTTCAACTTGCCCTCAATGTTGTGGAACCGATGATGTCCGGAATTGGCGGCGGGGGTTTCATGATGGTCTATGATGGCAAAACGAAAGAAACCAACATCATTAACAGCCGTGAACGTGCCCCAGCCGGTGCCTCACCAGATATGTTCCTGGATGAAAACGGAAAACCGATTCCATTTGCGGAGCGTTCAACTGGCGGTACGGCTGTCGGTGTTCCCGGCACATTGAAGGGATTGGAAACGGCTCTTGAAAAATGGGGAACACGCCCTATGCAGCAGCTGATCGGTCCTGCGATTAAGCTGGCAGATAAAGGCTTTCCGATTGATTCTGTATTAGCCGATGCGATTGCCGATAATCAGGATAAGCTTGGCAGAACGGCTGCCGGCAAAGTGTTTTTGCCTAAGGGTGAACCTCTTGAAGAGGGGGACCGTCTAGTACAGAAGGATCTTGCAAAAACCCTGAAGATGATACGTGCTGGCGGAACAGACGCTTTTTATAATGGGGAAATTGCAGACGCTCTTGCTGGTGTGGTGCAGGGTTTTGGCGGATCGATGACATCTGAAGACCTTGCGGGGTATGAAGTAACTATTGACGAGCCTATTTGGGGAGATTACCAGGGATATGAAATTGCAAGCATGCCGCCTCCAAGCTCTGGCGGAGTGTTTTTGCTGCAGATGCTGAAGATTTTGGATGACTTTAATCTATCACAATATGATTTGAAATCCTGGGAAAAATATCACCTGCTAGCTGAGACCATGCATCTTGCCTATGCAGACCGCGCCGTCTATGCAGGGGATCCAGAGTTTGTAAATGTCCCGGTCAATGGGCTCCTTCACCCGGATTACATTAAAGAGCGCCAGGAACTTATCAGCCTGGATAAAGTCAACAAAAATCCTGAAGCAGGCGATCCATGGAAATATGAAGAGGGTGAAGCCGATTATGAAAGGGCTGAACAGCCGAATGACAGCCAATACGGCGAGACTACCCATTTTTCCGTAACGGACAGGTGGGGAAATGTTGTCTCTTATACGACAACGATTGAACAGGTATTCGGAACAGGAATCATGGTTCCGGGCTATGGATTAATGCTGAATAATGAGCTGACAGATTTTGATGCCGTACCAGGCGGAGCAAATGAAGTCCAGCCTAACAAGCGGCCTTTAAGCTCGATGACACCGACGATTGTCTTTGAAGATGGAGAGCCTGTACTGACAGTCGGTTCACCAGGCGGCCCAACGATTATAACATCAGTCCTGCAGACGATCCTTTACGCCATAGAATATGACATGGAGTTAAAAGCAGCAGTTGAGGAACCGCGGATCTATACAAATAACCTGAACTCCTATCGCTTTGAAGAAGGCATTCCTTCAGAAGCTATAAACGAGCTGAATGGAATGGGGCATAACTTCGGTCCGAATCCGACCACAATTGGAAACGTCCAAAGTATTTTGATCGACCGTGATAAAGGAATTTTCAAAGGAGTAGCAGATTCAAGCCGCAATGGAGCTGCCATTGGCGTTGATTTGAAAGGTAAAGGGAAGAGAAAATAA
- a CDS encoding SCP2 sterol-binding domain-containing protein, translated as MTVKDELYQLAVKMNADPVHIKDEKNRVFQVDLEESGPIQISLKEGKVIVEEGAPHEPEVTLKLSDKNFSKLLKDDLNTTMAFMTGSLKVCGKMGLALKLQEIVKKYQ; from the coding sequence ATGACAGTTAAAGATGAATTATACCAGCTGGCAGTTAAAATGAACGCTGATCCCGTACATATCAAGGATGAAAAAAATAGGGTATTTCAAGTGGACCTTGAGGAAAGCGGTCCCATTCAGATTTCATTAAAGGAGGGAAAAGTCATAGTGGAAGAGGGTGCTCCTCATGAGCCTGAAGTGACACTGAAACTGTCAGACAAAAACTTTTCTAAGTTATTAAAAGATGATCTCAACACGACCATGGCATTTATGACAGGCAGCCTGAAAGTATGCGGCAAAATGGGGCTAGCTCTGAAGCTGCAGGAAATTGTAAAGAAATATCAATGA
- a CDS encoding GNAT family N-acetyltransferase → MKIRLLRPDDAEIYKEIRLEGLKKNPEAFGSSYEEEAGRPPEVYGERFKGDNSFHFGAFEDGKLIGVVSLVRDTGVKMNHRSNIYAMYVTESARRNGVGKVLVGKAVEKARSWDGVEQIHLAVISENIPAKKLYASFGFEVYGKERHALKIDGKYYDEELMALFL, encoded by the coding sequence ATGAAAATTAGGCTTCTGCGCCCGGATGATGCTGAAATATACAAAGAGATAAGATTGGAAGGATTAAAAAAGAATCCGGAAGCATTTGGTTCAAGCTATGAGGAGGAAGCCGGGAGGCCTCCTGAAGTGTATGGAGAAAGATTTAAGGGGGATAACTCCTTTCACTTCGGCGCATTTGAAGATGGAAAACTAATAGGTGTAGTCAGTTTAGTAAGAGATACAGGAGTGAAAATGAATCATCGTTCCAATATTTATGCGATGTACGTTACAGAGTCCGCGCGTCGGAATGGCGTTGGCAAGGTCCTGGTTGGCAAGGCTGTGGAAAAGGCCCGCTCATGGGACGGAGTTGAACAAATTCACCTGGCCGTAATATCTGAAAATATTCCAGCTAAAAAGCTTTATGCTTCTTTCGGCTTCGAGGTTTACGGCAAGGAGAGGCACGCACTGAAGATTGATGGAAAGTACTATGATGAAGAACTGATGGCATTATTTTTATAA
- the cls gene encoding cardiolipin synthase, which yields MKKRRVESLFVFILIASVYTIFFTDAGSPIKIGAVLLYAAVIFISVYSLMLENRSPNQTLLWMYVLVFFPVAGYLFYLFSGQLYLKGYLFKSKRSRDRDEWKRLMKREDAPDISFLQDSQHCFAKFANNVALTPLSTNSRAKILKNGEETFNEIKNKLREAEEFIHMEYYIFRSDRLGKEIINILMDKARQGVEVLFIFDAAGSMGITLEDLQSMEDAGIKVRPFSPLKYGFFNQKFNFRNHRKIVVIDGKVGFVGGLNVGVEYLGENEKIGFWRDTHMLLKGEAVYTLHTVFLLDWEYVSKEDVLEEYRNVKYPIDDDVLDGAVQVVASGPDTQQGIMSDLYYSMISCATRSIWIATPYFVPDESIRTALRVAAAKGVEVRILVPEINDSFLTQYASRSYFAELLRYGVEIYSYKKGFLHQKIIIVDGILASIGTANMDMRSFHLNFEVNVFLYGTSSIRDLAAHYEEDLEESEKISPVQYYKRGLAERSKESFARLFSGVL from the coding sequence ATGAAAAAAAGAAGAGTTGAATCCTTATTTGTTTTTATCCTGATTGCATCAGTGTATACGATATTTTTCACGGATGCCGGCTCGCCAATTAAAATCGGTGCTGTCCTGCTTTATGCAGCTGTTATTTTTATCAGCGTCTATTCCTTGATGCTTGAGAATCGCAGCCCTAACCAGACCTTGCTGTGGATGTATGTGCTGGTGTTTTTTCCGGTTGCCGGCTATCTGTTTTATTTGTTTTCCGGGCAGCTTTATTTGAAGGGCTACTTGTTTAAAAGCAAAAGGAGCAGGGACAGGGATGAATGGAAAAGGCTGATGAAAAGAGAAGACGCGCCTGATATATCATTCCTGCAGGACAGCCAGCACTGCTTTGCAAAATTCGCCAATAATGTGGCATTGACCCCGCTAAGCACCAATTCACGGGCGAAGATCCTTAAAAATGGCGAGGAGACATTTAATGAAATCAAGAATAAGCTGCGGGAAGCAGAAGAGTTTATCCATATGGAATATTACATTTTCCGGTCTGACAGGCTTGGCAAGGAAATCATCAATATCTTGATGGATAAAGCCAGGCAGGGTGTGGAAGTGCTGTTTATTTTTGATGCGGCAGGCAGCATGGGGATTACACTGGAGGACTTGCAGTCGATGGAGGATGCAGGCATTAAGGTAAGGCCATTTTCTCCACTGAAGTACGGTTTTTTCAATCAGAAATTCAACTTCCGAAACCATCGCAAGATTGTTGTAATAGATGGGAAAGTCGGCTTTGTGGGAGGATTGAATGTGGGCGTTGAATACCTGGGCGAAAATGAAAAAATCGGCTTCTGGCGGGATACTCACATGCTCCTGAAGGGGGAGGCTGTGTACACACTGCATACGGTCTTTCTGCTGGACTGGGAATATGTCAGCAAGGAAGATGTGCTGGAGGAATACAGAAATGTAAAGTATCCAATTGATGATGATGTGCTCGATGGTGCGGTGCAGGTGGTGGCCAGCGGTCCCGACACACAGCAGGGAATTATGAGTGATCTGTATTATTCAATGATTTCCTGCGCGACACGGTCCATTTGGATTGCCACACCTTATTTTGTCCCCGATGAATCCATTCGCACCGCATTGAGGGTGGCTGCGGCTAAAGGAGTGGAAGTGCGCATCCTGGTCCCTGAGATCAATGACAGCTTCCTGACACAATACGCAAGCCGGTCTTATTTTGCGGAACTGCTTCGATATGGTGTCGAAATTTATTCCTATAAAAAAGGCTTCTTGCATCAGAAGATCATTATCGTTGACGGAATCCTCGCTTCAATAGGAACTGCGAACATGGATATGCGCAGCTTCCACTTGAACTTTGAAGTAAACGTCTTTCTATACGGTACAAGCTCAATCCGTGATCTTGCCGCCCATTATGAGGAGGATCTGGAAGAAAGTGAAAAGATTAGCCCTGTCCAGTATTATAAACGCGGACTGGCGGAAAGATCGAAGGAATCCTTCGCCCGGCTGTTTTCAGGGGTATTATAA
- a CDS encoding TldD/PmbA family protein: MLSQSVIHDVITAALATGGDFAEVFVEDRFTNNLALQGGKIESSLSGRDYGIGIRVFKGLQSVYAYTTDGSKEGLLKAAGNAAQAIRGDKIIQPEQLQKEIIPAAHPISLNPREVEKLRKVEVMKKAYEIAKNYHNSIQQVTVRYLDEEQNVLIANSEGKFVEDRRVRSRLAIQSIAAEGNQMQPGFYGPGAHKGFEFMENLNLEHYANEASRIAVTMLGAEPCPSGKLPVIIDNEFGGVIFHEACGHGLEATSVAKENSVFANRIGEKVASDVVTYIDDGTLANEWGSITIDDEGEKARKNVLIENGILKGYLIDKFGGRRMGMESTGSGRRQSYRFAPTSRMTNTYIANGKSTPEEIISNTEYGIYTKYMGGGQVNTTTGDYNFAVMEAYLVKDGKIGKPLKGATLIGNGPKTLQLVDMVGNNLDHGAGMCGSQSGSIPVNVGQPMIRVSEMTVGGTKGGE, from the coding sequence ATGCTTTCACAATCAGTCATTCATGATGTTATTACAGCAGCCCTGGCTACTGGCGGGGATTTTGCGGAAGTGTTTGTTGAGGATCGTTTCACCAATAACCTTGCACTTCAGGGCGGGAAAATTGAGAGCAGCTTATCGGGCAGGGATTACGGGATCGGCATTCGCGTGTTTAAGGGGCTGCAGAGTGTTTATGCTTACACAACGGATGGATCAAAGGAAGGTTTGCTGAAAGCTGCAGGCAATGCTGCCCAAGCGATCAGAGGAGATAAAATCATTCAGCCTGAACAGCTGCAAAAAGAAATCATACCGGCAGCTCATCCTATATCTCTTAATCCGCGCGAAGTGGAGAAGCTTCGCAAAGTAGAAGTGATGAAAAAGGCTTACGAAATTGCGAAAAACTATCATAACAGCATCCAGCAGGTTACGGTCAGGTATTTGGATGAAGAACAGAATGTGCTGATTGCCAACTCGGAAGGTAAATTTGTTGAAGACCGCCGGGTGCGAAGCCGCCTTGCCATTCAGTCGATTGCTGCAGAAGGAAACCAAATGCAGCCTGGATTCTATGGACCTGGAGCTCATAAAGGCTTTGAATTCATGGAAAATCTGAATCTTGAGCATTATGCCAATGAAGCTTCCCGCATCGCGGTTACGATGCTTGGGGCAGAGCCATGCCCGAGCGGAAAATTGCCTGTCATCATCGATAATGAATTCGGCGGCGTTATTTTCCATGAAGCATGCGGACATGGCCTGGAAGCTACATCTGTGGCGAAGGAAAACTCCGTTTTTGCAAACCGGATCGGCGAAAAAGTGGCCTCAGATGTCGTTACATACATTGATGACGGCACGCTTGCCAATGAGTGGGGATCGATTACGATAGATGATGAAGGCGAAAAAGCCCGTAAAAATGTGCTGATTGAAAATGGGATTTTAAAAGGTTACTTGATTGATAAATTCGGGGGCCGCAGAATGGGCATGGAGTCGACAGGCTCAGGAAGACGGCAGTCCTACCGCTTTGCACCGACTTCCAGGATGACCAATACGTATATTGCGAACGGCAAATCCACTCCGGAAGAAATCATTTCAAATACAGAGTACGGAATTTATACAAAATACATGGGCGGCGGCCAGGTCAATACCACAACTGGCGATTACAATTTTGCTGTCATGGAGGCGTATCTTGTAAAAGACGGGAAAATCGGCAAGCCGTTAAAAGGTGCTACATTAATAGGGAATGGCCCGAAAACTCTACAGCTGGTTGATATGGTGGGGAATAACCTGGACCATGGTGCAGGCATGTGCGGGTCACAAAGCGGAAGCATCCCTGTCAATGTTGGCCAGCCGATGATCCGCGTAAGCGAAATGACTGTTGGCGGCACAAAGGGGGGCGAATAA
- a CDS encoding TldD/PmbA family protein, which produces MNLQEFKEKLFHLGGQHGFTDMELYYEREEKFACELYKGEIDSYDTSEVFGTSFRGLYEGRMGYAFTEKLDEESLSFLIENAKENSQFIEDEVQEEIFAGSEQYEKGSYYSANLAEVTISEKMNLLKEIEKHIYAYDERVTGTDYFMLSSGETERVLLNSKGLNLSEKNNHAGIYVSVIVKQGDIVKNGEYSKFTRDFSILKPEEIAKHAVEEALSQLNARSAESKKYPVLLRNDAASALLQTYIPIFSAENTQKGQSALKGKTGEIIAAASLNIVDDPFLEEGLLSSNFDSEGVATARKDIVKDGRLVTLMHNRKTAQKDGVESTGNAYKASYKGALTVAPTNLHVIPSDQSYDELVSSLSEGIIITELSGLHSGANTVSGDFSIAANGYYVRDGKVQNAVNQMTIAGNFYELLNNIEAIGSDLEFSMGFMATGYIGSPSLLIRELAVTVE; this is translated from the coding sequence ATGAATCTGCAGGAATTTAAGGAAAAGCTATTTCATCTTGGCGGGCAGCATGGTTTTACAGATATGGAGCTTTATTATGAGAGAGAGGAAAAGTTCGCCTGCGAGCTTTACAAAGGAGAAATCGATTCCTACGACACTTCCGAAGTGTTCGGAACCTCCTTCCGAGGCCTTTACGAAGGCAGGATGGGCTATGCTTTTACTGAAAAACTGGATGAGGAATCCCTGTCTTTTCTGATCGAGAATGCGAAGGAAAACTCTCAATTTATAGAAGATGAAGTACAGGAAGAGATCTTTGCCGGCAGCGAACAGTATGAAAAAGGAAGCTACTATTCAGCTAATCTTGCGGAAGTTACAATCTCTGAAAAAATGAACCTGCTTAAGGAAATAGAAAAGCACATCTATGCATATGATGAGCGGGTAACCGGGACTGATTATTTCATGCTGAGCAGTGGTGAAACGGAAAGGGTTCTCCTCAACAGCAAAGGCCTGAATCTCAGCGAAAAGAACAATCATGCCGGCATTTATGTATCAGTCATCGTTAAGCAGGGAGATATAGTGAAAAATGGTGAATACTCCAAGTTTACGAGAGACTTTTCCATCTTGAAACCGGAGGAAATTGCCAAGCATGCAGTAGAAGAAGCATTATCTCAGCTTAATGCCAGAAGTGCTGAAAGCAAGAAATATCCTGTATTATTGAGAAATGATGCTGCCAGCGCCCTGCTTCAGACATACATCCCTATCTTCTCAGCGGAAAATACCCAAAAAGGGCAATCGGCTTTAAAGGGCAAAACAGGTGAAATCATTGCTGCAGCGTCATTGAATATAGTAGATGATCCATTTTTAGAAGAAGGTCTGCTCAGCTCTAATTTCGACAGCGAAGGGGTCGCCACTGCCAGGAAAGATATTGTGAAAGACGGCCGGCTTGTTACCTTGATGCATAACCGCAAAACAGCTCAAAAAGATGGAGTGGAATCGACGGGGAATGCCTACAAAGCTTCTTATAAAGGCGCTTTAACGGTAGCTCCAACGAACCTTCATGTCATTCCATCTGATCAAAGCTATGATGAGCTGGTGTCATCGCTCTCAGAGGGCATAATCATAACCGAATTATCCGGCCTCCATTCCGGTGCCAATACCGTATCAGGGGACTTTTCCATTGCGGCCAACGGCTATTATGTCAGAGACGGAAAAGTGCAAAATGCAGTAAACCAAATGACGATAGCCGGAAACTTCTATGAGCTATTGAATAATATTGAAGCCATCGGCTCAGACCTGGAATTCTCGATGGGATTCATGGCAACAGGCTACATTGGTTCGCCATCTCTATTAATCAGGGAACTGGCAGTGACGGTGGAATAA
- a CDS encoding GNAT family N-acetyltransferase yields MKPLGTSRLILRSLTLDDAPKVEEYARDYDVAKTTLNIPHPYPEGGAREFITSILEAERNGKIAIFAITKKVDNSLIGLINITGTNANRRAEIGYWIGKPFWGKGYGTEAARAVIKYGFEELQHNRIYALAFTDNPGSWRIMEKSGMKHEGILRQHAMKDGRPIDLTYYAILREEYIGEGAAI; encoded by the coding sequence ATGAAACCCCTTGGAACCAGCCGCCTAATTCTTCGCAGCCTTACCCTTGACGATGCACCCAAGGTAGAAGAATATGCAAGAGATTATGATGTGGCCAAAACAACACTAAATATTCCCCATCCCTATCCTGAAGGGGGAGCAAGGGAATTTATTACAAGCATCCTGGAAGCAGAGAGGAACGGTAAAATTGCGATTTTCGCCATTACGAAAAAAGTGGATAATAGCTTAATAGGGCTCATCAATATTACAGGCACTAATGCAAACAGAAGAGCAGAAATCGGCTATTGGATCGGCAAACCGTTCTGGGGAAAAGGGTATGGTACAGAGGCAGCAAGGGCAGTTATTAAATATGGATTCGAAGAGCTCCAACATAACCGCATTTATGCCCTTGCTTTTACAGACAATCCTGGATCATGGAGGATTATGGAGAAGTCAGGAATGAAGCATGAAGGAATTTTGCGCCAGCATGCGATGAAAGATGGCAGACCGATAGACCTGACTTATTATGCGATTTTACGGGAGGAATATATAGGGGAAGGTGCCGCCATTTGA
- a CDS encoding DUF3243 domain-containing protein — translation MNEQDHVIKQDGELYTKNIKSAMDKMSNERAEDILSSFDEFKSYLAERIELGKKLGLNEEQLAVTAEKVAGYLAENVEPKNREEQLLKELWKAGNDEEKHKLAHMLVRLTEQA, via the coding sequence ATGAATGAACAGGATCATGTAATCAAACAAGATGGTGAATTGTATACAAAAAATATCAAGAGTGCAATGGACAAGATGTCGAATGAAAGAGCGGAAGATATTCTAAGCAGTTTCGATGAGTTTAAAAGCTATCTGGCTGAAAGAATCGAACTTGGAAAAAAGCTGGGATTAAATGAGGAACAGCTTGCGGTAACAGCGGAAAAAGTGGCTGGCTACCTGGCTGAAAACGTGGAGCCAAAAAACCGTGAAGAACAGCTTCTGAAAGAATTATGGAAAGCTGGCAATGATGAAGAAAAGCATAAGCTGGCCCATATGCTTGTACGCCTGACAGAACAGGCCTAA